CTTATGGCGTATTCTGTAAATAGTATGTTTGCTTCTGAAGTGTATTTTGGGTATAGCTTAAGAGTATATTATGCTTGCTTCTCTAAAGTGCTCGGTTTCATAAGtatggaataaaatgatgaaCCACTGTATGGTAAGTTCAGTATAAGTTTGATCAGATGATGAAAAGGATGAGATAATTGGAATGGACTAAGAGCAATACATCTGTGTGTAAAAGGTACAATATAGAATAATATGTTTATGAACAACAATGGATATTTCATATATGTAAAAGGGTATCCGCCATATGTGAATAAATTGGGTATAACCTTGGAATTATAGAATCTTAGTAGTCTCCATCGTTCGGGACATATTGATACTTTAATTTGGATGACGTTTCGTCTAAAAATAGTAGGTACTAAGAATTAATTTACCGATAACTGATCGAGAGTTAATGGTTTATGAATAATAGAGCTATCTGCCAAACGTGAAAATGTCCACCAAAGTTTTGTATCTGTAAATAGTCATTCTGAAAGAAGTGTACGTGAGAGGATATGTTCAGTATGTATTGGACTATAAAAAGACCCTTGTTGGAGTAATAGGAAAGGGAAGAGTgcgaaaataaatgaaaagattaTGACTCAATTTAGTAGTATAAGAATTGGTAATAGGAGAAGTACAATAGTTGGTGTATAAGTGTAATTCTGACTCTTTGAGGGTATTTGCTAGAGCAAGTGAACGAATCAATTGAGCAGACTGCAGACGGTATTACAAATATATAAGTATTCGTCAATGTGTATTGTTTCGTTACTCACTAAGTTTTTTGAACTTACTTATTCTGTCTTTATGTTTCAAGTATAGATGTTGAGTACGCGCCTGGAGGGACGACACAAGGACTACGCCATAGAAGAGGCGTAatgggttattatgcatacagtgcTACTGTAGAGTTGTTATGTAGGAGTTTAATATAATGAGATTGTATCCACCAAATAATTGTGTTAGAAtgaattattttgtataattatatttatttagatACCTTATTGATTTGTTGAAATTTAGTCCTGGAATGTCATTTAATTATAGGATCATTTGTAATGATGTGTTATTCGCCAAAGTTTAGTGTTATAGGTTATGTGTTTGGTGTGGTAACACCCAAGATTCAGATTCCGCGAATCGGATTTGGTTGATGGTGTTAtagtaaaatagtcattttccatTTAAGATAATTATCATGAAACATCACAATTATTATGGATATTGGTGTTGAATTTTTATAGTTAAGgaattggaaaaaaaatgaaaagaaaacattGTTAATCTTTTCCATCATTCACGTTTCACCATCCATGAGAAGAAGAaagtttgctttctttacaatttggtctttttatataaaaaaatcctcCATTTTTACCTAGAAATCAAAGGATAAAAATGATATAGAGACCATGGAGAGTAAGAATATCAATTTAGATTCAAGAAAATTGAAGTtagagaagagagaaaataagCTAAAGCTTGATTCCAAGAGAACAAGTTATGAATGTTAAGGTTTCatattgttttcaagtttaatttattagaaaaatatagaaaatatgttaaagtgaagattactcaaggaaagttttatgttataatatgatgttgaagaaataaattgaaaaaatgaatCAAGTGATGAGGAAAAAGGAAGAGCAAGTGATTTGAAtttggaaaaggtaagtacccaTAAATTATCTtgttatttaaggattaaaaatgtaaaacttagcaaattttatggtaaattagtaaaataaagtgtaaagaaatttaatatgtgaataagaaaattatgataaaagtttaatgaatgtgttatgagatgatgaaatatgcataaaaattgtaaaagtgaaattgtggaaaaatatggaatttttatgatgacaaggactaaattgttaaacttgagaaaatatgtggatgaaataatagaagtgaaatacataaaaaaattgatatgtgaaacaagatattgagataaattatgtgattaaagtgtaacaagaaagaaaattgatttaatatgattaattagtgaatattgaacttttatgacaaaaggggactaaattgaaaatttatgaaagtttacaagaaaatatttgataagtgaagaaTGTAGTTGAAAATGcaaaaaacacataattattttaattcaaattacatttttttctttaatttgtggaaagataagtattaaattgaaaaaaaaagtgtaaatttagttaaatcgtgaaatattatatttgataaatagaATGTGTAAGAAAGTGTGATGAAATAGTATATGTATGAAAAGTAAAAATGAGATTGGATTACAAAGAATAGtgaatttcatgataaaaatgattaaattgaaataagatCTAAGTAAGCAAATTCTGTTATGAAAATGAGAAAATGTAATTGACTCTGATGTGGTTGCCCAAGTAGACAAGATAAGAATTAATAGGATTTATATGGAATTCCATTAAGAAAAAACTTAGCGCGCTCTCGATTCTAATTACGCACTTCAATGCTATCCTATTCTAACATAGCACTCTGGTGGTACTCTGTTCTGTTATTGCACTTCGGTGCATTGCTGTATTGTTTTCGTATATCCTATGTGTTTTTGTTAATTCTACGTTGGGCCtctattgaataataaaacataatgataaaataaaaagttatgtAAGTAAGTTCTGATGAAAATTTCCTATTACACGGTGAGATGACAAGTAGAGGATTCTGGTAACAATTTCTGTTAAATCGTGAAGTGGTAATGTAGTGAATTAGACTGGTAAAAGTTTTGTTCTTGTCAATCCATGAAAATATAGAAGTAGTAAGTTATGGTAATAATGAATCCTATAAATATGGAATGATCTGTTGATTATTAAGATATATTCAGTAATTGTactagtaataatatttttaatatataaaaatcaagGTAAAAATGAGATTTGGATTCAAGTAGATCAAAGTGAaatatagtatttaatttttttcctttaatgcTTATTGGTGTTCCAAAAATTCCTTTTCGAAATCCGAGAGTGGAAGATGCAGTTTGGTTGACGTATAGTGCAACTTGTCAAATATATTGGGTCATATGGGATTCCCCCGTTCTCTTGCCCAATCGAGATATCCTCTGTTTCGCCCAAAAAAGATTTATTGAATTATCAAAAATATGTAGCGTGAAGTGTAATGAACAATTAGAGATCCATTTCATTTTTTGGGGGTATCCagattaatattttcaattaaaatgattTATGGTTGGCTTGGTTGGCCGATAAAATGAAGCATACAAGTTCCATTTAGAAAAAAACCCAATTGGTAATACATTTATGATTACTATCTATATCataatcataaatattttttatttacaaattcaaaatagaaataagaacaatttaaaactattaatcaattaaataatatgagAAATACGTTGAATATTTGGCGGAAAACatgaaagaaaaaggaattaaattaaaacaaaaaaggaaatgaaatcatAGCAAAAAGATGTGGTATTGGATCATTTGTCCTATATGCGCAAATCAAAATTGGGCGGATCTTTACTCGGAGTAGAGCATAAaccttaaaaaattgaataaaaaattgatgaaaCCTATTCAGGAACAAGAAAATGACATCGTGATTTGGATTGAATCccaatgaaaaaaaatagatcaATGAAAAGTTTGTACAATAAGTTTAgcgaattttttttctatattatagattataggaAAACAGTGGGTACTTATTAAGCTTTCATGAGCTTAACATGTGTTTTAAACGCGTAGGTGAAAGATCGGATTGAAGTACTCATACGAAGTAGCACGAACTTgactcatctcatcacatcatcAAAGCTTGGGAGGAAATGATATGAAATAAATTTCATGGTATAGAGTATGACATGTACATAGGTGAATTAGTGAAGTAATAAAAGAAAGTGTCTAgttgttttttaatatttgagtttaatttgttttgaacGATAAATATGAAGTATTACATTGTGTATGAACTTGGATTATTGTTTGGAGATTATTATGGAGCATATTGTAAATGCACAATGATTTTAACAACATGCatgaattgttgaattgaaaTTACTTGTTTGTAGTTGCTCTGGTAACGAATGTGGCATCCCGTAGCCCAGACTCAATGATCGGGTCGTGTATGGGGTGTTGACTTGCCGTCAAATGCAATAGTTAATTAGGGTCCATTccgcacttaaggagcttgttttctaataaatttatgattttataatatgATTCCCAACTTCTTTCCAGAGttaatatttttggaagttaGTATTCTTTTGGAACAAATATAATGTTAATATCTTCCATGATTTTCTCTGAAAAGTAAAAGGGGAATTATTCTGTTTTTAATATACATGATATTAATAAAAGGAATACAATCCCAAATTGTGGCAGATAGAGTAAGAAAATAAAACTAGGTCTAGCAGCCAAAAGTTTACATGCTCTTTGAAAAGTTCAAAAGAGTTTTCTGTTCATGCTTGACTGGCTAGACTATGTAGAGGCCGAGACACTTTGTTGCGGCTAGGATTGATATCATGCAAATGATTCCAACCAACAACGTTATTTGCCATTTTCATTTTGAAAGGTATATCTTCAACCATATTTCAACTCGATTCGTTCCTCATACATGGATTCATGGTTGATGGTCGCCAGGATAATTTTTCCACAGCGCCACGTGGTGTACTAATGATCCAACAAATGGAACAGCGGTTACTTTCCTATTCTTTGGCCTCCCGTAATAGCAATTCTTTGGTATCACCAAAGAATGGCTATTCCATGCAACCTTgaataacaaaacaaaattaatttccAGATTAGTCCTTTAAAACTTGgacttagaaaatataaaaataaaatatttaaaatattttaatataattttaatataaaatattaatttaatttaatataaaatattttatttcaaaatataatttgaaataaaatattttatataatttaatataaaaataattatattatttaataataaaatatgattaaattatttatttttatttttattaaattatatttcataataatcctattaaaatttaataacaataacaataatcatttatgtAGAAAAAATTATGCTAAGGGTACTCTggtcattttagatttttttaatgctattacaacatctacTCCATTCAATGAAACATAATAATACTATTACAATTCTCTTTcattctattcaaccaaacaattgaattactaattataattctattccattacagctctattaCATTCTAGTGAACTAAACGTGTCGTAAAAGTCTTCCAGTTTcaaagttcaagcattgcttggactcaGTTAATATCTTGCAAAGATCAAGTTAGGCCCGTAACATGTATTGGCAAAGAAGACGTGTTAAATAcaagtcaatgtggagatttgtgggGTGTGCCTTACATTTATTGAACAGTTTGCAGGTACTTACCAAAGTTAGCTGGTGATGTCACAACAAGAAGCTTCCCGACGTTGCGATGACAGATGACGTTGTGACAATGCGAATGAGGACGTTTCGACGTGGCAATGTGTTTCCCACAAACACCGAGTTTCTTCTTATAGTTAAACTCTGCTATCGTTTTCCAGTTAAACTTTAATTACTCTAGTAATACTTTAGTCATATTAGGACTTTAATATTAGCCTATTAAAGGGTTTTTGTAACCCTGTTTTAGAGAGTTAACAGAATATCTCGTATGTGAGATTTGATGAAGAGTTTTGGGAAGAGTTTTCAGaaagaattttgtgttttagTTGGAGGGTTTTGTATTCagggttctttgttttgattATCTTCATCTTGTACTTTTCAGATTTCTTTCTCATTAGTGAAGACCCTTTTACCtgtagttttttatcctcttaattgagggttttccacgtaaagTTTGCATGTTCGAtcttccttaattttctctttcattGTTTATATGTGTTGATCCCCAATACTAATTTTAACCAACAAACACACCCAAGTAAGATTTATTTAAATTAGATTGTATATCCACACAGATTTATTTAAATTAGATTGTATATCCACACAACATTGATTGCATACACAGTAACGGTATTTAAATTAGCTCCATTGGCCGTGGATTCTACAAGAAAGTTGTGTTGACATTGATGATTTGGATTAAGCTGTTGGTGATGTCTGTATTGTCAAAGCGTTAGGTAGAATGTGTAACAGATGCCTTGACCATTGCTGACTTTTAACAATCCAGCATGTTTTAAAACTTGGTGGTAGTTGCTGCTACTAGTTATGTATCGAGTTGCTGGGATGCTAGTTATGTTTTATTGTGCTGTTGGAGACATGGTTTGTTGAATTGTTGTTGGGAGTTTATTTGTTGTCACATTGTCTATGTTATGGTTCCTGGTTTGTAGTTTGATGATACGATGGGTGGATGCGGAAGTTGGAGAAAACATAAACTATAAATTGAGTCAAAAGATAAAATAGTAAAggccattctgttttatttttccataGTATTATACAAATAGTCAACCATGTATATATACATGGCACTGACATGGTTGTGAAGGCCTACACACTTTCTATTAGTTGTACCGGCTatcaaatttttttgttatatttgtaGTACAGGTAATGCAGCAGCAGGCAgcacattattatttaattttgatagCCTTAATTACCAGCATAGCTTGATGAAGAAGCCAGTTAAGCCTCTAACTCAAATGATGCCTTCATTTGGGGTGAACGGCTCCCGGGATCAATTTCAATAGATGCAATGTACCCAAACTTTGTaactttaaattttggttttcctCTTTTCTCAAGGTTGGTTTTGATTTGACCCCAGTGAATAGGTTGCCTTTGGATATCAGTATAGACCTGCAGCATGCATGCAATTAATCATAGATTAAATGATTGTGTATACCCATTCTAACTAGTTAATTAATGATAAGATTGAATCGAGTGCAATATATGCCTTGCTGTTCTCATCGAGAGGGTTGCTCCAGGCAACAACCCACTTAGTTCCATCACGTCGCCTGTACACAAGACCAGCAACTGAACCTGGAATATCAGCATCATCAGTCACTGATTCATGTATAAACTCTCTCGCATCTCCATCTTCAATTATTTCTGGGAAATCCGCATAATGAGAGCCTTGCCAAACTTTCTTGTCAGTCAAGGTTAGGGCTTCGCTGGAAGAGTTCCAAAGCTTGCCGTTTGTGCATTGTTGAGCATTTTTCTGAGAAGCAGCCATGGTAGCTTTCTATGTGCTATGGTTTGGTTGTGTTATGCTTCAAATATTGCACTACACACCTACTTATATACTAGTTTACACCATGCATGCATTGCCCATAACAACAATGTTTATGCGGACGAAATTTGTAGACTTCATTCATATCAAAACTTTTCTTTATTCCTATTCTTGATGTGTCTTTTCACTTCTAAGTAAACATTCTTTTCaattaaagaaatatattttgaagtatttggattttttgataaattattttttaaaattatataatttttgtattgTAAATTATCAATATAAAGGGTAAACATATGTAATTTATCTCATATATagaatatatgtaatttaaattaagttttgattAGGCATAATTTattatcaagtttatatatgatattgattatcacaaaatattattttattataaaataaatttcaattatgaaaaggaaatTGTATTacaaaattttgtaataaatatatttattttgtgttggTTTACAAAgaacaacttttaaaaaataattttggaaaattttgtcaaataataaaaaatatttttaaaaaatatttcaagcaatacaatatatatatcaattttttttcaaa
The genomic region above belongs to Gossypium hirsutum isolate 1008001.06 chromosome D05, Gossypium_hirsutum_v2.1, whole genome shotgun sequence and contains:
- the LOC107903089 gene encoding uncharacterized protein, producing MAASQKNAQQCTNGKLWNSSSEALTLTDKKVWQGSHYADFPEIIEDGDAREFIHESVTDDADIPGSVAGLVYRRRDGTKWVVAWSNPLDENSKVYTDIQRQPIHWGQIKTNLEKRGKPKFKVTKFGYIASIEIDPGSRSPQMKASFELEA